The sequence below is a genomic window from Haloferax mediterranei ATCC 33500.
GCGGTAGGTCTCCACGTAGGGTGCTTGCGTCCGAATTTCCGCCAAGGCGAGACCGAAGCGGTCGTACTCGCCGTCGTCGTCCTCGTCCGGGACCATCTTGTCGAGGAGGAATCGAAGTCGCTCCTCGGGAGCGTCGCCTTCGGTCGCTTCGACCCGCTTTTCGAAGCGCTCGAAGAGGAAGCCGAGAAACGCGACGAGTAGTTCGCGCTTCGTCCCGTAGTGGTAGTGGAGGAGGGACTTGCTCTTTCCAGCCTCGTCGGCGATTCGTTGCATCGTCAAATCGGCGTACCCGTGGGCACACAGCGCCCGATAGGTCGCCTCCATCAACGTTTGGTGAACGTCGTCGGGGACCGATTGGTCAGACGTTTCGTCAGAACTCACTAACTGACTAGTCAGTCAGCGAGTTCAAAAGGGGTTTCGAATAGAAAATAGATTGCCGGTAAGCGTGGTATGAGCTGTCGCTTCGCGGTGGACGCATGGAAAACGCAAATCGGGACGTACGCCGAGAGAGCAGCCGATTACAGTCAGTCGACGATTCGGTCGGCGACTTCGTAGCCTGCGACGATACCGCCGTTCAGCGAGCGCTCGGGGTACTGCGCTTCGGACGCCATTCCGGCGTAGTAGACGCCCTCGGCGACGTCGTCTGCGAGGTCGTAGGGAACGACGAGGTCGAGGTAGCCGCGTTCGTACACCGGCCCGGCACGGGGGTTCCGGGAGACGCGGAACTCCTCGACGGCCGAGCGGTCGAAGTCGGGGTACATGGATTCGATTTCGTCGAACCACACGTCGTAGACTTCGTCGTCGTCCATCTGCCAGAGGTCCTCGTGGGGTCCCTGTACGTAGCTTGCGATGTAGAGGAGGTGGTCGCCGCCGTAGCGCTCTTTCGGGATGAAGTTCGTGTGCTCGATGAGCGAGCCAAAGGGCGCGTCGTGGGCGATGTTGAGCCAGTAGGTGTCCATCAGCGACTCGGACATCGTCGCGAGGCCGCAGACTGCGCCCTGGAAGTCGATGTCGCACTCGAATCCGGTCAGGTCTTCGAGCACGTTCGGCATCGTCGCGACAATCACCGAATCGACCTCGTGGGTTTCGGTTCCGTCTTCTGTTTCGACGGTCAACGTGCTTACTTCCTCGCCGTCGGTGTCGAGTTCAGTCACGCGAGCGCCGGTTTGGATGTTTTCGCGGCCAACCGCGCCTACGAGGGCGTCGATAAGTGGCTCAAAACCGCCGTCGAAGTACCCGAGTTTCTCGCCGCGGAGGAGGTCACGCTCGCCGCGGAAACGGACGCGTCCGAGGAACCACGCCGCCGACACGTCGTGTTTGCGCTCGCCGAACTTCCCATCCAAGAGCGGGTCGACGAAGTTGTCGTAGACGCCCTCCGTCGTGTGTTCGACGACGAAATCCTTGATGGGCGTGTGTTCGTACTCTGAGAGCGTCTCGTAGGCGTTGACGTCCGGAATCCCGCCGCGAACGTCGACACCGAGCGTGAGCATTCCGAGGCGGAACTTGTCGTAGAAGCTCATGTGCGGATAGGCCGCGATTTGCCACGCGGTGTCCAGCGGGTGGGCTACTCCGTCGACGTAGTAGGCGTTCTTGCCGATGCGCCACTCTAAGTCGTCGCCGAGGCCGAGTTCTTCGGCGAGTTCGACGATGGTCTCTTCGGATTTCGAGAGGTGAT
It includes:
- a CDS encoding TetR/AcrR family transcriptional regulator, with the protein product MSSDETSDQSVPDDVHQTLMEATYRALCAHGYADLTMQRIADEAGKSKSLLHYHYGTKRELLVAFLGFLFERFEKRVEATEGDAPEERLRFLLDKMVPDEDDDGEYDRFGLALAEIRTQAPYVETYREQIAQSEAAIRGRFADVIRDGIEQGVFREVDADRTATLLFAALDGARLQRVVVAEPTAEGERTPAHEAPHDVRAALDEFVVSHLVREEGT
- a CDS encoding NAD(P)/FAD-dependent oxidoreductase, which encodes MIGIVGGGIAGLAAAHRLRNRGHDVRIFEAADSLGGLAATYETKGDDIERYYHHLSKSEETIVELAEELGLGDDLEWRIGKNAYYVDGVAHPLDTAWQIAAYPHMSFYDKFRLGMLTLGVDVRGGIPDVNAYETLSEYEHTPIKDFVVEHTTEGVYDNFVDPLLDGKFGERKHDVSAAWFLGRVRFRGERDLLRGEKLGYFDGGFEPLIDALVGAVGRENIQTGARVTELDTDGEEVSTLTVETEDGTETHEVDSVIVATMPNVLEDLTGFECDIDFQGAVCGLATMSESLMDTYWLNIAHDAPFGSLIEHTNFIPKERYGGDHLLYIASYVQGPHEDLWQMDDDEVYDVWFDEIESMYPDFDRSAVEEFRVSRNPRAGPVYERGYLDLVVPYDLADDVAEGVYYAGMASEAQYPERSLNGGIVAGYEVADRIVD